Below is a genomic region from Streptomyces ferrugineus.
ACGCCGTCGAATGTACCCAGTCGCCGCTCGATCCCGGCCAGGCCCGAGCCGGCCCCGACCACCGCGCCGCCCTTGCCGTTGTCGGTGACGCTGACGCGCAGCATGTCGCCGGTGTGGTGCAGGTCGAGCCAGATCCGGTCGGCGCCCGAGTGCTTGACGGCGTTGGTGAGCACCTCGCTGACCGCGAAGTACGCCGCCGACTCCACGGGCGCCTCTGCCCGCCCGGTCAGCTCCACGTTCACCTCGGTCGCCACCGGCAGCCGCAGCGCCAACGCCCGTACCGCGTCGCCCAGTCCGCGCTCGGCGAGGACCGGCGGATGGATGCCGCGCACCAGGTCGCGCAGTTCGGCGAGGGCGTCGGCGGAGGACCGGCGGGCCTGCGCGACGAGCTGCTTGGCCTTCGCCGGGTCCTTCTCCAGCAGCATCTCGATCGTCCCCAGATCCATGCCCATCGCCACCAGCCGGGCCTGCGCCCCGTCGTGCAGATCCCGCTCGATGCGGCGCAGTTCGGCGGCCGAGGTGTCCACGGCGTCCCTGCGCGTCTCGGTCAGCACCCGCACCCGCTCGGCGAGTTCACCCTGGTTGGAGCCGAGGACGGCCCGGGTCAGCCGGAAGTGGACCTGGAGCAGGCGCGCGGTGAAGAAGTGCGCGCAGAACAGCAGGCCGAGCCCGAGGGCCGCCGCGCCGAACGCGGACGTCTGATCGGTGACCGGCACGAAGCCGTACCAGTACGTGCCGCCGGTGGAGTCCACGAACACCCGCCACAGCCCGGCGGCGATGGCGAACCCCTCCAGCGGATAGAGGAGCAGCACGGCCGGCAGCAGCGCGGTGACGAACCCCGCCGTCATGTCGACCGGCAGCCACCGCAGGTCCCGCCAGGTCGCCGGGTCGCGCAGCATCCCGAAGGTGCGCGACCACGGGTTGGCGTCCGGCGGCAGCGGCCGGTACGCGGGCGGGATCCGCACCCCGCCCCACTCGGCCGCGAGCACCCGCCGCCAGTCGGCGAAGGCCCGTACCCCCGTCAGCACCCACGGCGTCGTCACGATGCCGACGCCGATCGGTATGAGCGCGATGGACACGAGGGACAGGACGAAGCAGAGGACGGCCCCCG
It encodes:
- a CDS encoding sensor histidine kinase; translation: MTNDKKSGRGSSARGMGRAALRGLALALVSLPGAVLCFVLSLVSIALIPIGVGIVTTPWVLTGVRAFADWRRVLAAEWGGVRIPPAYRPLPPDANPWSRTFGMLRDPATWRDLRWLPVDMTAGFVTALLPAVLLLYPLEGFAIAAGLWRVFVDSTGGTYWYGFVPVTDQTSAFGAAALGLGLLFCAHFFTARLLQVHFRLTRAVLGSNQGELAERVRVLTETRRDAVDTSAAELRRIERDLHDGAQARLVAMGMDLGTIEMLLEKDPAKAKQLVAQARRSSADALAELRDLVRGIHPPVLAERGLGDAVRALALRLPVATEVNVELTGRAEAPVESAAYFAVSEVLTNAVKHSGADRIWLDLHHTGDMLRVSVTDNGKGGAVVGAGSGLAGIERRLGTFDGVLAVSSPAGGPTMVTMEIPCALS